Proteins co-encoded in one Telopea speciosissima isolate NSW1024214 ecotype Mountain lineage unplaced genomic scaffold, Tspe_v1 Tspe_v1.0072, whole genome shotgun sequence genomic window:
- the LOC122647539 gene encoding NAD(P)H-quinone oxidoreductase subunit 2 A, chloroplastic-like — protein sequence MIWHVQNENFILDSTRIFMKAFHLLLFHGSFIFPECILIFGLILLLMIDSTSDQKDIPWLYFISSTSLVMSITALLFRWREEPMISFSGNFQTNNFNEIFQFLILLCSTLCIPLSVEYIECTEMAITEFLLFVLTATLGGMFLCGANDLITIFVAPECFSLCSYLLSGYTKRDVRSNEATTKYLLMGGASSSILVHGFSWLYGSSGGEIELQEIVNGLINTQMYNSPGISIALIFITVGIGFKLSPAPSHQWTPDVYEGVRDYKCNRSIRRQKDHPKMIISWLLRTNQIRWFYFSIFLTFVAFLSVTSKVAASASATRIFDIPFYFSSNEWHLLLEILAILSMILGNLIAITQTSMKRMLAYSSIGQIGYVIIGIIVGDSNDGYASMITYMLFYISMNLGTFARIVSFGLRTGTDNIRDYAGLYTKDPFLALSSALCLLSLGGLPPLAGFFGKLHLFWCGWQAGLYFLVSIGLLTSVLSIYYYLKIIKLLMTGRNQEITPHVRNYRRSPLRSNNSIELSMIVCVIASTISGISMNPIIAIAQDTLF from the exons ATGATCTGGCATGTACAGAATGAAAACTTCATTCTCGATTCTACGAGAATTTTTATGAAAGCGTTTCATTTGCTTCTCTTCCATGGAAGTTTCATTTTCCCAGAATGTATCCTAATTTTTGGTCTAATTCTTCTTCTGATGATCGATTCAACCTCTGATCAAAAAGATATACCTTGGTTATATTTCATCTCTTCAACAAGTTTAGTAATGAGCATAACGGCCCTATTGTTCCGATGGAGAGAAGAACCTATGATTAGCTTTTCGGGAAATTTCCAAACGAACAATTTCAACGAAatctttcaatttcttattttactATGTTCAACTCTATGTATTCCTCTATCCGTAGAGTACATTGAATGTACAGAAATGGCTATAACAGAGTTTCTGTTATTCGTATTAACAGCTACTCTAGGAGGAATGTTTTTATGTGGTGCTAACGATTTAATAACTATCTTTGTAGCTCCAGAATGTTTCAGTTTATGCTCCTACCTATTATCTGGATATACCAAGAGAGATGTACGGTCTAATGAGGCTACTACGAAATATTTACTCATGGGTGGGGCAAGCTCTTCTATTCTGGTTCATGGTTTCTCTTGGCTATATGGTTCATCCGGGGGAGAGATCGAGCTTCAAGAAATAGTGAATGGTCTTATCAATACACAAATGTATAACTCCCCAGGAATTTCAATTGCGCTTATATTCATCACTGTAGGAATTGGGTTCAAGCTTTCCCCAGCCCCTTCTCATCAATGGACTCCTGACGTATACGAAGGAGTGCG AGACTACAAGTGTAATAGGAGCATCCGTCGACAAAAGGATCACCCTAAGATGATCATCTCATGGCTATTGAGAACGAATCAAATCAGATGGTTCTATTTCTCAATCTTTCTGACTT TCGTTGCTTTTCTTTCTGTTACTTCGAAAGTAGCTGCTTCAGCTTCAGCCACTCGAATTTTCGatattcctttttatttctcATCAAACGAATGGCATCTTCTTCTGGAAATCCTAGCTATTCTTAGCATGATATTGGGGAATCTCATTGCTATTACTCAAACAAGCATGAAACGTATGCTTGCATATTCGTCCATAGGTCAAATCGGATATGTAATTATTGGAATAATTGTTGGAGACTCAAATGATGGATATGCAAGCATGATAACTTATATGCTGTTCTATATCTCCATGAATCTAGGAACTTTTGCTCGCATTGTATCATTTGGTCTACGTACCGGAACTGATAACATTCGAGATTATGCAGGATTATACACGAAAGATCCTTTTTTGGCTCTCTCTTCAGCCCTATGTCTCTTATCCCTAGGAGGTCTTCCTCCACTAGCAGGTTTTTTCGGAAAACTCCATCTATTCTGGTGTGGATGGCAGGCAGGCCTatatttcttggtttcaatAGGACTCCTTACGAGCGTTCTTTCTATCTACTATTATCTAAAAATAATCAAGTTATTAATGACTGGACGAAACCAAGAAATAACCCCTCACGTGCGAAATTATAGAAGATCTCCTTTAAGATCAAACAATTCCATCGAATTGAGTATGATTGTATGTGTGATAGCATCTACTATATCAGGAATATCAATGAACCCAATTATTGCAATTGCTCAGGATACCCTTTTTTAG
- the LOC122647545 gene encoding 50S ribosomal protein L14, chloroplastic — protein MCIRIIGASNRQYAHIGDVIVAVIKEAVPNMPLERSEIIRAVIVRTCKELKRDNGMIIRYDDNAAVVIDQEGNPKGTRVFGAIARELRRLNFTKIVSLASEVL, from the coding sequence ATGTGTATTCGAATCATAGGAGCTAGTAATCGCCAATATGCTCATATCGGTGACGTTATTGTTGCTGTAATCAAAGAAGCAGTGCCCAATATGCCTCTAGAGAGATCAGAAATAATCAGAGCTGTAATTGTACGTACATGTAAAGAACTCAAACGTGACAACGGTATGATAATACGATATGATGACAATGCAGCAGTTGTCATTGATCAAGAAGGAAATCCAAAAGGAACTCGAGTCTTTGGTGCGATTGCTCGGGAGTTGAGACGGTTGAATTTTACTAAAATAGTTTCATTAGCTTCTGaggtattataa
- the LOC122647546 gene encoding 30S ribosomal protein S11, chloroplastic-like — protein sequence MVKPIPRIGSRKNGRIGSRKNGRRIPKGVIHVQASFNNTIVTVTDVGGRVVSWSSAGACGFKGTRRGTPFAAQTAAGKAIRTVVDQGMQRAEVMIKGPGLGRDAALRAIRRSGILLSFVRDVTPMPHNGCRPPKKKTCVKIGTEDISRERNDSMI from the coding sequence ATGGTAAAACCTATACCAAGAATTGGTTCACGTAAGAATGGACGTATTGGTTCACGTAAGAATGGACGTAGAATACCAAAGGGAGTTATTCATGTTCAAGCAAGTTTCAACAATACCATTGTGACTGTTACAGATGTAGGAGGTCGAGTGGTTTCTTGGTCCTCCGCCGGTGCTTGTGGATTTAAGGGCACAAGAAGAGGAACACCTTTTGCTGCTCAAACCGCAGCAGGAAAAGCTATTCGTACAGTAGTGGATCAGGGTATGCAACGAGCAGAAGTCATGATAAAGGGTCCAGGTCTCGGAAGAGATGCAGCATTACGAGCCATTCGTAGAAGTGGTATACTATTAAGTTTCGTACGGGACGTAACCCCTATGCCACATAATGGGTGTAGACCTCCTAAAAAAAAGACGTGTGTAAAAATAGGAACTGAAGATATTTCAAGAGAAAGAAACGATTCAATGATTTGA
- the LOC122647533 gene encoding DNA-directed RNA polymerase subunit alpha, producing the protein MVREEVAVSTRTLEWKCVESRADSKRLYYGRFILSPLMKGQADTIGIAMRRALLGEIEGTCITRAKSEKIPHEYSTIVGIEESVHEILMNLKEIVLRSNLYGTRNASICVRGPGYVTAQDIISPPSVEIVDTTQHIASLTDPIDLCIELQIERRRGYHMKTLNNSQDLSYPIDAVFMPVRNANYSIHSYGNGNQKQEILFLEIWTNGSLTPKEALYEASRNLIDLFIPFLHAQEEDIQLQDNQNGVALPFFIFHDRLAKLSKNKKAMAWKHIFIDQLELSPKSYNCLKRSNIHTLLELLNKSEEDLMEMKDLGLEDLKKIVSILEKDF; encoded by the coding sequence ATGGTTCGAGAGGAAGTAGCAGTATCTACTCGTACACTAGAGTGGAAGTGTGTTGAATCAAGAGCAGACAGTAAGCGTCTTTATTATGGACGTTTTATTCTGTCTCCGCTTATGAAAGGTCAAGCCGATACAATAGGCATCGCAATGCGAAGGGCTTTACTTGGAGAAATAGAAGGAACATGTATCACACGTGCAAAATCTGAGAAGATACCACATGAATATTCTACCATAGTAGGTATTGAAGAATCAGTACATGAAATTTTAAtgaatttgaaagaaattgtATTGAGAAGTAATCTGTATGGAACTCGCAACGCATCTATTTGCGTCAGGGGTCCTGGATACGTAACTGCTCAAGACATCATCTCACCGCCTTCTGTGGAAATCGTTGATACTACACAGCATATAGCTAGCCTCACAGACCCAATTGATTTGTGTATTGAATTACAAATCGAGAGGAGGCGCGGATATCATATGAAAACACTAAATAACTCTCAAGATCTAAGTTATCCTATAGATGCTGTATTTATGCCTGTTAGAAATGCGAATTATAGTATTCATTCTTATGGGAATGGAAACCAGAAACAAGAGATCCTTTTTCTCGAAATATGGACGAATGGAAGTTTAACTCCTAAAGAAGCACTTTACGAAGCCTCTCGGAAtttgattgatttatttatCCCCTTTCTACATGCACAAGAAGAGGACATTCAGTTACAGGACAATCAAAACGGGGTTGCTTTacctttttttatctttcatgaTAGATTGGCTAAAttaagcaaaaacaaaaaagcaatgGCATGGAAACACATTTTTATTGACCAATTAGAATTGTCTCCCAAGTCCTATAATTGCCTCAAAAGGTCCAATATACATACATTATTGGAACTTTTGAATAAGAGTGAAGAAGATCTTATGGAAATGAAAGATCTTGGCCTAGAAGATCTAAAAAAGATAGTGAGCATTCTAGAAAAGGATTTCTGA
- the LOC122647537 gene encoding cytochrome b6-f complex subunit 4, translating to MSGSFGGWIPKNSPIPITKKPDLNDPVLRAKLAKGMGHNYYGEPAWPNDLLYIFPVVILGTIACNVGLAVLEPSMIGEPADPFATPLEILPEWYFFPVFQILRTVPNKLLGVLLMVSVPAGLLTVPFLENVNKFQNPFRRPVATTVFLIGTAVALWLGIGATLPIDKSLTLGLFQIHSTIK from the coding sequence ATGTCCGGTTCCTTTGGAGGATGGATCCCTAAGAATTCACCTATCCCAATAACAAAGAAACCTGACTTGAATGATCCTGTATTAAGAGCTAAATTGGCTAAAGGGATGGGTCATAATTATTACGGCGAACCCGCGTGGCCCAACgatcttttatatatttttccagTAGTAATTCTAGGTACTATTGCATGTAACGTAGGCTTAGCGGTTCTAGAACCATCAATGATTGGTGAACCAGCAGATCCATTTGCAACCCCTTTGGAAATATTACCCGAATGGTACTTCTTTCCCGTATTTCAAATACTTCGTACAGTACCGAATAAATTATTGGGTGTTCTTTTAATGGTTTCAGTACCTGCGGGATTATTGACAGTACCTTTTTTAGAGAATGTTAATAAATTCCAAAACCCATTTCGTCGTCCAGTAGCTACAACCGTCTTTTTGATCGGTACCGCAGTAGCTCTTTGGTTGGGTATTGGAGCAACATTACCTATTGATAAATCTCTAACTTTAGGTCTTTTTCAAATTCATTcaaccataaaataa
- the LOC122647547 gene encoding cytochrome b6 → MATRFTYLNKVYDWFEERLEIQAIADDITSKYVPPHVNIFYCLGGITLTCFLVQVATGFAMTFYYRPTVTEAFASVQYIMTEANFGWLIRSVHRWSASMMVLMMILHVFRVYLTGGFKKPRELTWVTGVVLGVLTASFGVTGYSLPWDQIGYWAVKIVTGVPEAIPVIGSPLVELLRGSASVGQSTLTRFYSLHTFVLPLLTAVFMLMHFPMIRKQGISGPL, encoded by the exons ATGGCGACTAGG TTTACCTATCTCAATAAAGTATATGATTGGTTCGAAGAACGTCTCGAGATTCAGGCGATTGCAGATGATATAACTAGTAAATATGTTCCTCCCCATGTCAACATATTTTATTGTTTAGGGGGTATTACGCTTACTTGTTTTTTAGTACAAGTAGCTACAGGGTTTGCTATGACTTTTTACTATCGTCCGACCGTTACCGAGGCTTTTGCCTCTGTCCAATATATAATGACTGAAGCCAACTTTGGTTGGTTAATCCGATCAGTTCATCGATGGTCGGCAAGTATGATGGTTCTAATGATGATCCTGCACGTATTTCGTGTGTATTTGACTGGTGGATTTAAAAAACCTCGTGAATTGACTTGGGTTACGGGCGTGGTTCTGGGCGTATTGACTGCCTCTTTTGGTGTAACTGGTTATTCCTTACCTTGGGACCAAATTGGTTATTGGGCAGTCAAAATTGTGACAGGTGTACCTGAAGCTATTCCTGTAATAGGATCACCCTTGGTAGAGTTATTGCGTGGAAGTGCTAGTGTGGGTCAATCTACTTTGACTCGTTTTTATAGTTTACACACTTTTGTATTACCCCTTCTTACTGCCGTATTTATGTTAATGCACTTCCCAATGATACGTAAGCAGGGTATTTCTGGTCCTTTATAG
- the LOC122647529 gene encoding photosystem II CP47 reaction center protein gives MGLPWYRVHTVVLNDPGRLLSVHIMHTALVSGWAGSMALYELAVFDPSDPVLDPMWRQGMFVIPFMTRLGITNSWGGWSITGGTITNPGIWSYEGVAGAHIVFSGLCFLAAIWHWVYWDLEIFCDERTGKPSLDLPKIFGIHLFLSGVACFGFGAFHVTGLYGPGIWVSDPYGLTGKVQPVNPAWGVEGFDPFVPGGIASHHIAAGTLGILAGLFHLSVRPPQRLYKGLRMGNIETVLSSSIAAVFFAAFVVAGTMWYGSATTPIELFGPTRYQWDQGYFQQEIYRRVGTGLAENQSLSEAWSKIPEKLAFYDYIGNNPAKGGLFRAGSMDNGDGIAVGWLGHPVFRDKEGRELFVRRMPTFFETFPVVLVDGDGIVRADVPFRRAESKYSVEQVGVTVEFYGGELNGVSYSDPATVKKYARRAQLGEIFELDRATLKSDGVFRSSPRGWFTFGHVSFALLFFFGHIWHGARTLFRDVFAGIDPDLDAQVEFGAFQKLGDPTTRRQVV, from the coding sequence ATGGGTTTGCCTTGGTATCGTGTTCATACCGTCGTATTGAATGATCCCGGTCGCTTGCTTTCTGTTCATATAATGCATACAGCTCTAGTTTCTGGTTGGGCCGGTTCGATGGCTCTATACGAATTAGCAGTTTTTGATCCCTCTGACCCCGTTCTTGATCCAATGTGGAGACAAGGTATGTTCGTTATACCTTTCATGACTCGGTTAGGAATAACCAATTCATGGGGGGGTTGGAGTATCACAGGGGGGACTATAACGAATCCGGGTATTTGGAGTTACGAAGGCGTGGCCGGGGCACATATTGTGTTTTCTGGCTTGTGCTTCTTGGCAGCTATCTGGCATTGGGTGTATTGGGATCTAGAAATATTCTGTGATGAGCGTACAGGAAAACCCTCTTTGGATTTGCCCAAGATCTTTGGAATTCATTTATTTCTTTCAGGGGTGGCTTGCTTCGGGTTTGGCGCATTTCATGTAACAGGCTTGTATGGTCCTGGAATATGGGTGTCCGATCCTTATGGACTAACCGGAAAAGTACAACCTGTAAATCCGGCGTGGGGCGTGGAAGGTTTTGATCCTTTTGTTCCGGGAGGAATAGCCTCTCATCATATTGCAGCAGGGACATTGGGCATATTAGCGGGCCTATTCCATCTTAGTGTCCGACCGCCCCAACGTCTATACAAAGGATTACGTATGGGCAATATTGAAACTGTACTTTCCAGTAGTATCGCTGCTGTCTTTTTTGCAGCCTTTGTTGTTGCTGGAACTATGTGGTATGGTTCAGCAACTACCCCGATTGAATTATTTGGGCCCACTCGTTATCAATGGGATCAGGGATATTTCCAGCAAGAAATATATCGAAGAGTTGGCACCGGACTAGCCGAAAACCAAAGTTTATCAGAAGCTTGGTCTAAAATTCCCGAAAAATTAGCCTTTTATGATTACATCGGCAATAATCCAGCAAAAGGGGGATTATTCAGAGCGGGATCAATGGACAACGGGGATGGAATAGCTGTTGGATGGTTAGGACATCCCGTCTTTAGAGATAAAGAAGGACGTGAGCTTTTTGTACGCCGTATGCCTACTTTTTTTGAAACATTTCCAGTAGTTTTGGTAGACGGAGATGGAATTGTGAGAGCCGATGTTCCTTTTAGAAGGGCAGAATCGAAGTATAGTGTCGAACAAGTAGGTGTAACTGTTGAGTTCTATGGTGGCGAACTCAATGGAGTCAGTTATAGCGATCCTGCTACTGTGAAAAAATATGCTAGACGCGCTCAATTGGGTGAAATTTTTGAATTAGATCGTGCTACTTTGAAATCCGATGGTGTTTTTCGTAGCAGTCCAAGGGGTTGGTTTACTTTTGGGCATGTTTCTTTTGCTTTGCTCTTCTTTTTCGGACACATTTGGCATGGTGCTAGAACCTTGTTCAGAGACGTTTTTGCTGGGATTGATCCAGATTTGGATGCTCAAGTAGAATTTGGAGCATTCCAAAAACTTGGAGATCCAACTACAAGGAGACAAGTAGTCTGA
- the LOC122647541 gene encoding ATP-dependent Clp protease proteolytic subunit, which yields MPIGVPKVPFRSPGEEDAVWVDVYNRLHRERLLFLGQEVDSEISNQLIGLMVYLSIEDDTRDLYLFINSPGGWVIPGIAIYDTMQFVPPDVHTICMGLAASMGSFILVGGEITKRLAFPHAWVMIHQPASSFYEAQTGEFVLEAEELLKLRETLTRVYVQRTGKPLWVVSEDMERDVFMSATEAQAHGIVDLVAVENGGDFT from the exons atgCCTATTGGTGTTCCAAAAGTCCCTTTTCGTAGTCCCGGGGAGGAAGATGCAGTTTGGGTTGACGTATA CAACCGACTTCATCGCGAAAGATTACTTTTTTTAGGCCAAGAGGTTGATAGCGAGATCTCGAATCAACTTATTGGTCTCATGGTATATCTCAGTATAGAGGATGATACCAGAGATCTGTATTTGTTTATAAACTCTCCCGGCGGATGGGTAATACCCGGAATAGCTATTTATGATACTATGCAATTTGTGCCACCAGATGTGCATACAATATGCATGGGATTAGCCGCTTCAATGGGATCTTTTATCCTGGTCGGAGGAGAAATTACCAAACGTCTAGCATTCCCTCACGCTTG GGTAATGATACACCAACCTGCTAGTTCTTTTTATGAGGCACAAACAGGAGAATTTGTCCTGGAAGCGGAAGAGCTACTTAAACTCCGTGAAACCCTCACAAGGGTTTATGTACAAAGAACGGGAAAGCCCTTATGGGTTGTATCCGAAGACATGGAAAGGGATGTTTTTATGTCAGCAACAGAAGCCCAAGCTCATGGAATTGTTGATCTTGTCGCGGTCGAAAATGGCGGTGATTTCACGTAA